The Selenomonadales bacterium genome includes a region encoding these proteins:
- a CDS encoding gamma-glutamyl-gamma-aminobutyrate hydrolase family protein — protein MKRIPIIGVTAGIDESGRAVVAESYIRAIRSAGGLGIVITPVEREYEAWYQVQAIDGLVLSGGGDVSPLLFGEEPHHGIGRVDRMRDVWEMALCRLAVKGGRSILGICRGMQVMNVALGGDVYQDIASRADTICHQQTSARNTTWHTIRLIEGSRLGKIFGKRIAVNSYHHQAVRRIADGLTITAVAADGVTEAIEGRDGWLVGVQWHPESLSEMNPLWQAFVEAAVGTK, from the coding sequence ATGAAACGAATTCCGATCATCGGTGTAACGGCAGGAATTGATGAATCGGGACGCGCGGTCGTCGCGGAATCGTATATACGTGCGATTCGGTCGGCGGGCGGTCTTGGTATTGTTATTACTCCTGTGGAGCGGGAATATGAAGCATGGTATCAAGTGCAGGCGATAGACGGACTTGTGCTAAGCGGTGGCGGTGATGTCAGTCCGCTTCTCTTTGGAGAGGAGCCGCATCATGGTATCGGTCGCGTTGACAGGATGCGTGATGTATGGGAGATGGCGTTGTGTCGATTGGCTGTGAAGGGCGGTAGATCGATACTTGGTATCTGCCGAGGGATGCAGGTGATGAATGTTGCGCTTGGCGGCGATGTGTATCAGGATATTGCATCGCGGGCGGATACGATCTGTCATCAGCAGACGAGTGCACGCAATACGACATGGCATACCATAAGGCTCATAGAAGGCAGTCGGCTGGGAAAGATATTCGGTAAAAGGATCGCGGTCAACAGCTATCATCACCAAGCCGTACGGCGCATCGCAGATGGACTAACGATTACGGCGGTGGCAGCGGACGGTGTGACGGAAGCGATAGAAGGCCGGGACGGATGGCTCGTCGGTGTGCAGTGGCATCCCGAATCGTTATCCGAGATGAACCCTCTGTGGCAAGCGTTTGTCGAAGCGGCGGTCGGAACAAAATAA
- a CDS encoding alpha/beta fold hydrolase has protein sequence MIVQEGAESFLLRGGRRGVLLIHGFTGSTSEVRELAEALHKQGYTVFAPRLGAHGTSPKELEATSWHEWYATVEDGYRILSQLCDEIMVAGHSMGGLFAILIALSFPVKRIAVLSAPIKVQDKRVEYLGLVSLVARFFTKKKRKKDVPYFNYSVMPLKSVQSLMALIDTVRRELPRLDKPILILQSRREHTVDPVSAQIIYDEVGSKDKKLRWLERSGHSIVTDQEREFVFREVIVFFNQSETEKESI, from the coding sequence ATGATCGTTCAAGAAGGGGCAGAATCGTTCCTCCTCAGAGGAGGACGGCGCGGTGTGCTTTTGATTCACGGTTTCACAGGCTCAACATCTGAGGTGCGTGAGCTGGCAGAAGCACTCCATAAACAAGGCTATACCGTATTTGCTCCGCGTCTTGGCGCGCATGGGACATCTCCGAAGGAGCTGGAAGCGACCTCGTGGCACGAATGGTATGCAACGGTCGAAGATGGGTACAGGATATTATCCCAGCTGTGTGACGAGATCATGGTGGCAGGTCACTCGATGGGCGGTCTGTTCGCGATCTTGATCGCATTATCGTTTCCTGTCAAACGTATAGCTGTGCTGTCTGCGCCTATCAAGGTGCAGGACAAACGCGTCGAATATCTTGGGCTCGTCAGTCTTGTTGCTCGTTTCTTTACGAAGAAAAAACGGAAGAAAGATGTACCGTATTTCAATTATTCTGTCATGCCGCTCAAAAGTGTGCAGAGCTTGATGGCGCTCATTGATACGGTACGGCGAGAATTGCCGCGCCTTGATAAGCCGATACTTATCTTGCAGTCGCGGCGAGAACATACGGTCGATCCTGTCAGCGCGCAGATCATCTATGATGAAGTCGGCTCGAAGGACAAGAAGCTCCGTTGGCTCGAGCGCTCGGGTCACAGCATTGTGACCGATCAGGAACGCGAATTCGTATTTCGTGAAGTCATCGTATTTTTTAATCAATCTGAAACAGAAAAGGAGAGTATATAA
- a CDS encoding PaaI family thioesterase: MAEDANRWCFACGPDNPISLKLKFREEGDRYCSDFVGQEVHQSYDGIVHGGIISTLLDEIMGGYMYYKGHKAVTAKLEIRYRKPTPIGQHLNIQGWIVGNRGTMYDLASQITLDDGTVTAEGKAKIALIEG, encoded by the coding sequence ATGGCAGAAGATGCAAATAGATGGTGTTTCGCTTGCGGACCCGATAACCCGATCAGTTTAAAATTGAAATTCCGTGAAGAAGGTGACCGTTACTGTTCGGACTTCGTAGGACAAGAAGTTCATCAGAGCTATGACGGTATCGTACACGGCGGTATCATCAGTACACTTCTCGACGAGATCATGGGCGGATACATGTATTACAAAGGGCATAAAGCCGTAACAGCTAAATTGGAGATCCGCTACCGCAAACCGACCCCGATCGGTCAGCACCTCAATATTCAGGGCTGGATCGTAGGTAATCGTGGTACGATGTATGACCTTGCTTCGCAGATCACACTCGATGACGGTACTGTTACTGCAGAAGGCAAGGCGAAGATCGCCTTGATCGAGGGCTGA